AGATGTCGTGGTGCGGCGGCGGCGAGATGAGCCCGACGCCCGCCGTGGCGTGCCGGGTGCGCGCCACCCACGGGTAGACCTTGGTCGGCGGCAGCTGGCCGCCCTCGCCGGGCTTGGCGCCCTGGGCGAGCTTGATCTGGATGTCGTCCGCATGGGTCAGGTACATCGACGTGACGCCGAACCGGCCGGAGGCGACCTGCTTGATCGCGCTGCGCCGCTCCGGGTCGAGCAGGCGGTCGAGGTCCTCGCCGCCCTCGCCGGTGTTCGACTTCGCGCCGAGGCGGTTCATCGCGATGGCGAGGGTCTCGTGCGCCTCCTTGGAGATGGAGCCGTAGCTCATCGCCCCCGTGGAGAAGCGCTTGACGATCGACTCGACCGGCTCGACCTCGTCGATCGGGACCGCGGGGCGGTCGCCGGTGCGCAGCGCGAACATCCCGCGCAGCGTCATCAGCGACTCGGCCTGGTCGTCCACCAGCTTGGTGTACTCGCGGAACACGTCGTAGCGGCGCGTGCGCGTGGAGTGCTGCAGGCGGAACACCGTCTCCGGGTTGAAGAGGTGCGGCGAGCCGTCGCGGCGCCACTGGTACTCGCCGCCGGTCTCCAGCCGCTCGTGCGCGAGGATCGCGCCCTCCGGCGGGTAGGCCGCGGTGTGCCGCGCCAGGTTCTCGGCCGCGATGACGTCGATGCCGACGCCACCGAGCTTGCTCGTGGTTCCGGTGAAGTACTGGCCGACGAACTCCTGGCTGAGGCCGACGGCCTCGAACGCCTGGGCGCCCGCGTACGACGACACGGTCGAGATGCCCATCTTCGACATGATCTTCAGCACGCCCTTGCCGAGCGCCTTGATCACGTTCTTGACGGCCTTCTCCGGCGTAACGTTGGTGATCATCCCGCTGCGGACGAGCTCCTCGCAGGTCTCCATCGCCAGGTACGGGTTGATCGCGGAGGCGCCGTAGCCGATCAGGAGCGCGACGTGGTGCACCTCGCGGACGTCGCCCGCCTCCACGATCAGACCGCACTTCATGCGGTTCTGGGCGCGGATCAGGTGGTGGTGCACGGCCGCGAGCATGAGCAGCGACGGGATGGGCGCGAGGTCCTTGGTGGAGTCGCGGTCGCTCAGCACGATGAACTGGGCGCCGGCCTCGATGGCCTCGTCCACCTCGTCGCACATCTCGGCGAGGCGCGCCTGCATGGCGTCGGGACCGGCGTCGGAGCGGTACAGACCGCGCAGGGTCGTCGTCAGCCGGCTGCCCGGGCGCGGGTCGATGTGCTGGATCTTGGCCAGCTCGTCGTTGTCGATCACCGGGAAGTCGAGGACGACCTGGCGCGCGTGCTCCGGGCCGGCGCTGAGCAGGTTGCGCTCCGGGCCGAGGCCGAGGGCGAGGGAGGTGACGACCTCCTCGCGGATGGAGTCGAGCGGCGGGTTGGTGACCTGCGCGAACTGCTGCGTGAAGTAGTCGAACAGCAGCCGCGGGCGCTCCGAGAGCACGGCGACCGGGGTGTCGGAGCCCATCGCGCCGAGCGGCTCCGCGCCCGTCGTCGCCATCGGCCGGAGCAGGACGCGCACCTCCTCCTCGGTGTAGCCGAAGGTGCGCTGGCGGCGGGTGACGGAGGCCGGGGTGTGCACGATGTGCTCGCGCTCCGGCAGGTCCTTGAGGTTGATCCGGCCGTCCGCGAGCCACTCGCCGTAGGGCGCGCCCGCGGCGAGCTCCGACTTGATCTCGTCGTCCTCGATCAGGCGGCCGGCGACGGTGTCCACCAGGAACATGCGGCCGGGGCGCAGGCGCCCCTTGCGCACGACGCGGCTCGGCTCGATGTCGAGCACGCCGATCTCGGAGGCCAGCACCACCAGACCGTCGTTGGTGACGACATAGCGGCCGGGGCGGAGTCCGTTGCGGTCGAGCGTCGCGCCGACGACGGAGCCGTCGGTGAAGACGATGGCCGCCGGGCCGTCCCACGGCTCCATGAGCATCGAGTGGTACTCGTAGAAGTCGCGGCGGACCGGGTCGATCTCGGTCTGGTTCTCCCAGGCCTCCGGCACCATCATCATGACGGCGTGCGGCAGCGACCGGCCGGTGAGCGAGATGAGCTCCACGACCTCGTCGAACGACGCCGAGTCGGAGGCGCCGGGCGTCACGATCGGCAGCACGGGCGACAGGTCGCCGAGCAGCTCGCTCTCGAGCTGCGACTGCCGGGCGCGCATCCAGTTGCGGTTGCCGGAGACCGTGTTGATCTCGCCGTTGTGCGCGATCATCCGGAACGGCTGCGCCAGCGGCCACGACGGGAACGTGTTGGTGGAGTAGCGCGAGTGCACCAGGGCGAGCTTCGACGCGAAGCGCTGGTCGGAGAGGTCGGGGTAGAACGGCTCCAGCTGGAGCGTGGTGACCATGCCCTTGTAGACCATCGTGCGGCTGGACAGCGACGTGAAGTAGAGGTCCAGCTCGCGCTCGGCCCGCTTGCGCAGGAAGAACGTCAGCCGGTCGAGCGCGATACCGGCGATCGGCTCGCCGCTCTCGTCCGTGCGCGTGCTCCCGACGAACAGCTGTTCGATGACGGGCATGGCGTCGCGCGCCAGGTTGCCGAGCTCCTCGGGGCGCACCGGGACGGGCCGCCAGCCCAGCACCGTGAGGTCGTGCTCGGCCGCGATCGTCTCGACCGCGGCCTTCACGGCGTCGCGGGCGTCGGCGTCGGTCGGCAGGAACGCGTTGCCCACCGCGTAGCGGCCGGCGCCGGGCAGGTCGAGCCCGGAGACCGCGCGCAGGAACGCGTCGGGGATCTGCGTGATGATGCCCGCGCCGTCGCCGGTGCCGGCGTCGGAGCCGACCGCGCCGCGGTGCTCCAGGTGGCGCAGCGCCTCGAGCGCCGCGTCGATGATGTCGTGACCGGCGGTGCCGCGGAGCGTGGCGACCATGGCGAGGCCGCACGCGTCCTTCTCGTCAGCGGGGTCGTAGAGACCCTGCTGACCGGGAACCATGCTGAACCGGGAATGGGGAGGCGTGACCGCCATGTTTCGACCGTCCTCACAGTGTCGTGGATGTGGGGAGTGGAGTGCGGGGACGCCTTCGGCCCGATGCTGGGAGGTTCCGCCGCAACTGCGCCGGGCTTGTGTGCGGCCCGGGGGTCGGTGCGGTCAGGTAGTGCTTATGGGATCAGCCTCTACGGGGTGGGTTGTTCTGAGCCGGCGGAGGTCATCCGCGCGACGGGCTTGTGGCCTTGGCTCCGGCGGACGCGGTGGGCTCTCCGTCGCCATCGACGAAGTCCTCGTCGTCCGAGTCCGTGTCGTCAGAGTCTACCTCAGCATCGGGGCGAACCCATTCACGGCCCGTGTGGTACACGCTGGGCTCGAGTCCGGGGTGGCGCCGGGACTGGACGATGAAGATCACCACGCCGAGGACGACCGCGGCGAAGGCGGCCCACACGTTGCTCGGGATGCCGAGGAACGTGAACTCGCTCGGGTCGATGCGGATCGACTCCAGGTAGGAGCGGCCGACGCCATACCAGATGAGGTAGACGGCGAGCGTCTTGCCCCACTGCAGGCGGAATTTGCGCTCCAGGTACAGGATGACGATGACGCCGATGACGTTCCAGATGATCTCGTAGAGGAACAGCGGCTGGAACAGCGTGTTGTCCGGCAGGCCGACCGGGATGGCCTTGTTGCCCGAGTCGATCTGCAGGCCCCAGGGCAGGTTGGTCGGGAGGCCGAACAGCTCCTGGTTGAAGTAGTTGCCGAGGCGGCCGATCGCCTGGGCGAGCAGCAGCCCGGGCGCGAGGGCGTCGGCGACGCTCCAGAACCGCAGCCCGCTGATGCGGCAGGCGATCCAGATGCCGAAGGCGCCGCCGATGAGTGCGCCGAAGATGGCGTTCCCGCCCTCCCAGATCGCCCAGACGCTGCCCGGCTGGAACGGGTTCCAGGTGTTGTGGCCGGCCGCGAAGTAGTCGCTGGGGTGCGTGACGACGTGGTAGATGCGGGCGCCGATGATGCCGAGCACGACCGCCCAGAGCAGGATGTCGAGGATGACGCCCGGCTCCGCGCCGCGCTTGGTGAGGCGGCGGGAGGTCCACATGGCGGCGATCACGATGCCGATCAGGATCATGATGGCGTAGGTCTGGATGCGCCAGTGCAGACCGAAGATGTCGATCGGGATCTGCTGCCACTCGGGTCCAGGGCTCGGGATGCTGGCGACCCAGCTGCTCATCGTCGCGACCACGCGAAGACTACCTTTCGTATCCGATGGAGTCCGGCGCCGAGTGGCGCGCGACCTCCAGTCTAAGTGTTGGCCGGGGGTGCCCCGGTTACGCGGACGCGCCTTGGCGCACCGTGCCGCGCGCGAGCTCCGCGGCGACCCGTCCGGCCTCCGCGACTCCCCCGTCGGCCAGCGCCTTCACGAGGGCCGAGCCGACGATCGCGCCGTCCGCATACTCCAGCACCTCGGCGACCTGCGCCGCGCTGGAGATGCCGAGGCCCACGCAGGCGCTGGTGGCGCCCGCGTCGCGCAGCCGGCCGACAAGCGTGCGGGCCGCTGCGTCGACGTCTGTGCGCGCGCCGGTGATACCCATCGTGGAGACGGCGTAGACGAAGCCGCGGCTGTGCTCGACGGTCGAGCGCAGGCGGGCGTCCGTCGAGGAGGGCGCCGCGAGGAACACGCGGTCGAGCCCCGCACGCTCGGAGGCGGCCAGCCAGGCCGCTCCCTCGTCGGGGATCAGGTCGGGGGTGATGAGCCCCGCGCCGCCCGCGGCGACCAGGTCGTCCGCGAACCGGTCGACTCCGTACTGCAGCACGGGGTTCCAGTAGGTCATCACCAGGACCGGCACGTCCACGCGCTGCGTGATCTCGCGCACGGCGGTGAAGCCGTCGCGCAGCCGGAAGCCGTTCGACAGCGCCCGCTGCGTGGCTGCCTGGATGACCGCGCCGTCCATGACGGGGTCGGAGTACGGCAGGCCGAGCTCGATGACGTCGACGCCGTTCTCGGCGAGGGCCACGGCGGCGTCGACGCTGGTCTGCAGATCGGGGAAGCCGGCCGGGAGGTAGCCGATCAGGGCGCCCGCGGCCTCCGCGTTGCGGCGGGCGATGGTGTCTGCCACACGGCTCACGACTGCACGGCTCCTTCGTCGATCAGGCCGAAGTAGCGTCCGGCGGTCTCCATGTCCTTGTCGCCGCGGCCGGAGAGGTTCACCAGCACGATTCCGTCCGGGCCGAGCTGTTTGCCGAGCTCCAGGGCGCCCGCGAGTGCGTGCGCCGACTCGATGGCCGGGATGATGCCCTCGGTGCGGCTGAGCAGGCGCAGCGCCTCCATCGCGTCCGCGTCCGTCACCGGGCGGTACTCTGCGCGGCCGATCGACGCGAGCCAGGAGTGCTCGGGGCCGACACCGGGGTAGTCGAGCCCGGCGGAGATCGAGTGCGACTCGATGGTCTGGCCGTCCTCGTCCTGCAGCAGCATGCTGCGCGCGCCGTGCAGGACGCCGGGGCGACCCTTGGTGATGGTCGCGGCGTGCCGCGGGGTCTCCGCGCCCTCGCCGCCGGCCTCGAAGCCGACCAGGCGCACGTCCTCGTCGTCCAGGAACGCGTGGAAGATGCCCATGGCGTTCGAGCCGCCGCCGACGCACGCAGCGACGGCGTCGGGCAGGCGGCCGGTCAGCGCGAGCACCTGCTCGCGGGCCTCTTCGCCGATGATCTTCTGGAGGTCGCGCACCATCTCCGGGAACGGGTGCGGGCCCGCGACGGTGCCGAAGATGTAGTTGGTGTCCTCGACGTTGGTCACCCAGTCGCGCATCGCGTCGTTGATCGCGTCCTTGAGGGTGCGCGAGCCGGTCTTGACCGCGACGACCTCCGCGCCGAGCAGCCGCATGCGCGCGACGTTCAGCGCCTGGCGCTCGGTGTCGACCTCGCCCATGTAGATGGTGCAGCTCATGCCGAACAGGGCCGCCGCCGTCGCGGTCGCGACGCCGTGCTGGCCCGCGCCGGTCTCGGCGATCACGCGGGTCTTGCCGATCCGCTTGGTGAGGATGGCCTGGCCGAGCACGTTGTTGATCTTGTGCGAGCCGGTGTGGTTGAGGTCCTCGCGCTTGAGGATGACGCGCGCGCCGCCGGCGTGGGCGGCGAAGCGCGGCACCTCGGTGATGATGCTGGGGCGCCCGGTGTAGCTGCGGTGCAGCTCGTCGAGCTCGGCGTGGAACGCGGGGTCGGCCTTCGCCGCCTCCCACGCCACGGTGAGCTCGTCGAGGGCGGCGACGAGGGACTCGGGGACGAAGCGCCCGCCGAACTCGCCGAAGTAGGGTCCGTGTTCAGAACGAAGGGACATCAGGCTCCAAGGAACTGGCCGAGCGTGGCGATCGGGTCGCTCGTGACGAGCGCCTCGCCGACGAGCACGACGTCCGCGCCCGCCGCCCGGTAGTGCGCGACGTCGGCGGCCGACTTCACGGCCGACTCCGCCACGCGGATGACGCCGGACGGGTACCGGTCGGCCAGGCGGCCGAACAGGTCGGGGTCCAGCTCGAACGTCGAGAGGTTGCGCGCGTTCACGCCCACCAGCTTCG
This genomic stretch from Leifsonia sp. EB41 harbors:
- the trpB gene encoding tryptophan synthase subunit beta, whose translation is MSLRSEHGPYFGEFGGRFVPESLVAALDELTVAWEAAKADPAFHAELDELHRSYTGRPSIITEVPRFAAHAGGARVILKREDLNHTGSHKINNVLGQAILTKRIGKTRVIAETGAGQHGVATATAAALFGMSCTIYMGEVDTERQALNVARMRLLGAEVVAVKTGSRTLKDAINDAMRDWVTNVEDTNYIFGTVAGPHPFPEMVRDLQKIIGEEAREQVLALTGRLPDAVAACVGGGSNAMGIFHAFLDDEDVRLVGFEAGGEGAETPRHAATITKGRPGVLHGARSMLLQDEDGQTIESHSISAGLDYPGVGPEHSWLASIGRAEYRPVTDADAMEALRLLSRTEGIIPAIESAHALAGALELGKQLGPDGIVLVNLSGRGDKDMETAGRYFGLIDEGAVQS
- the lgt gene encoding prolipoprotein diacylglyceryl transferase; the protein is MSSWVASIPSPGPEWQQIPIDIFGLHWRIQTYAIMILIGIVIAAMWTSRRLTKRGAEPGVILDILLWAVVLGIIGARIYHVVTHPSDYFAAGHNTWNPFQPGSVWAIWEGGNAIFGALIGGAFGIWIACRISGLRFWSVADALAPGLLLAQAIGRLGNYFNQELFGLPTNLPWGLQIDSGNKAIPVGLPDNTLFQPLFLYEIIWNVIGVIVILYLERKFRLQWGKTLAVYLIWYGVGRSYLESIRIDPSEFTFLGIPSNVWAAFAAVVLGVVIFIVQSRRHPGLEPSVYHTGREWVRPDAEVDSDDTDSDDEDFVDGDGEPTASAGAKATSPSRG
- the gltB gene encoding glutamate synthase large subunit, translating into MAVTPPHSRFSMVPGQQGLYDPADEKDACGLAMVATLRGTAGHDIIDAALEALRHLEHRGAVGSDAGTGDGAGIITQIPDAFLRAVSGLDLPGAGRYAVGNAFLPTDADARDAVKAAVETIAAEHDLTVLGWRPVPVRPEELGNLARDAMPVIEQLFVGSTRTDESGEPIAGIALDRLTFFLRKRAERELDLYFTSLSSRTMVYKGMVTTLQLEPFYPDLSDQRFASKLALVHSRYSTNTFPSWPLAQPFRMIAHNGEINTVSGNRNWMRARQSQLESELLGDLSPVLPIVTPGASDSASFDEVVELISLTGRSLPHAVMMMVPEAWENQTEIDPVRRDFYEYHSMLMEPWDGPAAIVFTDGSVVGATLDRNGLRPGRYVVTNDGLVVLASEIGVLDIEPSRVVRKGRLRPGRMFLVDTVAGRLIEDDEIKSELAAGAPYGEWLADGRINLKDLPEREHIVHTPASVTRRQRTFGYTEEEVRVLLRPMATTGAEPLGAMGSDTPVAVLSERPRLLFDYFTQQFAQVTNPPLDSIREEVVTSLALGLGPERNLLSAGPEHARQVVLDFPVIDNDELAKIQHIDPRPGSRLTTTLRGLYRSDAGPDAMQARLAEMCDEVDEAIEAGAQFIVLSDRDSTKDLAPIPSLLMLAAVHHHLIRAQNRMKCGLIVEAGDVREVHHVALLIGYGASAINPYLAMETCEELVRSGMITNVTPEKAVKNVIKALGKGVLKIMSKMGISTVSSYAGAQAFEAVGLSQEFVGQYFTGTTSKLGGVGIDVIAAENLARHTAAYPPEGAILAHERLETGGEYQWRRDGSPHLFNPETVFRLQHSTRTRRYDVFREYTKLVDDQAESLMTLRGMFALRTGDRPAVPIDEVEPVESIVKRFSTGAMSYGSISKEAHETLAIAMNRLGAKSNTGEGGEDLDRLLDPERRSAIKQVASGRFGVTSMYLTHADDIQIKLAQGAKPGEGGQLPPTKVYPWVARTRHATAGVGLISPPPHHDIYSIEDLKQLIFDLKRANPQARVHVKLVSESGIGAVAAGTAKALADVILVSGHDGGTGASPVNSLKHAGTPWELGLAETQQTLMLNGMRERVVVQVDGQLKTGRDVIVGALLGAEEFGFATAPLVVSGCVMMRVCHLDTCPVGVATQNPELRSRFSGKPEFVVNFFEFIAQEVREYLAELGFRSLDEAIGHAELLDADRAIEHWKASGMDLTPILRGPEFPESAPRKNGRAQDHELDQHFDNQLIQAAHDVLASAHPGSEGASLALSLPIRNTERAVGTMLGHEVTARHGENGLPTGTIDITLTGSAGQSLGAFLPAGITLRLEGDSNDYVGKGLSGGQIIVRPPQGSVFPAERNVIAGNVIGYGATQGSMFIRGIVGERFLVRNSGATAVVEGVGDHALEYMTGGLAVILGGTGRNLGAGMSGGTAYVYDLKPERVNRDALATGELELLPLGSADIEIVRDLLEKHFAETGSALAERMLADVDATVAKFVKVLPRDYAAVLQMRQEAVDEGLDPDGDVVWNRILEVTGG
- the trpA gene encoding tryptophan synthase subunit alpha; this encodes MSRVADTIARRNAEAAGALIGYLPAGFPDLQTSVDAAVALAENGVDVIELGLPYSDPVMDGAVIQAATQRALSNGFRLRDGFTAVREITQRVDVPVLVMTYWNPVLQYGVDRFADDLVAAGGAGLITPDLIPDEGAAWLAASERAGLDRVFLAAPSSTDARLRSTVEHSRGFVYAVSTMGITGARTDVDAAARTLVGRLRDAGATSACVGLGISSAAQVAEVLEYADGAIVGSALVKALADGGVAEAGRVAAELARGTVRQGASA